One window of the Pseudofrankia sp. DC12 genome contains the following:
- a CDS encoding 3-hydroxybutyryl-CoA dehydrogenase — MTVAVGLRRVGVVGCGLMGAGIAEVCARAGLDVLVWEMNDAAARAGRARITVSLDRGLHSGKLTEQDRAAALARLSFTTDLTDFADRQFVVEAIAESEQVKIEMFHALDKVVDDDGAVFASNTSSIPIMKLGMATARPEQVIGVHFFNPVPVLRLVEFVPSLLTGEATQRRAEELVTGQLGKQVIRSQDRAGFVVNALLIPFLLSAIRMLESGFASSDDIDNGMVLGCAHPLGPLRLADLIGLDTLKAIAESMYTEFKQPHYSPPPLLLRMVDAGLLGKKNGRGFHTYAL, encoded by the coding sequence ATGACGGTGGCAGTAGGGCTACGCAGGGTGGGTGTGGTCGGATGCGGTCTGATGGGCGCCGGGATTGCCGAGGTCTGCGCCCGCGCCGGGTTAGACGTGTTGGTGTGGGAGATGAACGACGCCGCCGCCCGGGCGGGCCGAGCACGGATCACAGTATCGCTGGACCGGGGCCTACACAGCGGGAAGCTCACCGAGCAGGACCGGGCCGCCGCGTTGGCGCGGCTCAGCTTCACCACCGACCTGACCGACTTCGCCGACCGGCAGTTCGTGGTCGAGGCCATCGCGGAGAGCGAGCAGGTCAAGATCGAGATGTTCCACGCGCTCGACAAGGTGGTCGACGACGACGGGGCCGTCTTCGCGTCGAACACATCCTCCATTCCGATCATGAAGCTGGGTATGGCGACGGCACGGCCGGAGCAGGTGATCGGCGTCCACTTCTTCAATCCAGTGCCGGTGCTCAGACTGGTCGAGTTCGTGCCGTCCCTACTGACCGGCGAGGCGACACAGCGCCGAGCCGAGGAGCTCGTGACCGGGCAGCTGGGTAAGCAAGTGATCCGCTCGCAGGACCGGGCCGGTTTCGTGGTCAACGCATTGCTCATACCCTTTCTGCTGTCCGCGATCCGGATGCTGGAGTCCGGGTTCGCCTCTTCGGACGACATTGACAATGGGATGGTTCTGGGCTGCGCGCACCCACTGGGACCGCTGCGCCTCGCTGACCTCATCGGCCTGGACACCCTCAAGGCCATTGCAGAGTCAATGTACACCGAGTTCAAACAACCGCACTACTCCCCGCCGCCGCTGCTGCTGCGCATGGTCGATGCCGGTCTGCTAGGGAAGAAGAACGGCCGCGGTTTCCACACCTACGCTTTGTGA
- a CDS encoding NAD(P)-dependent alcohol dehydrogenase, with protein MQAFAFLGLGKVGVIEKPIPKPGPTDAVVRTTSALICTSDVHTVRGGLPVPEGRSLGHESVGVIHELGSAITGFDVGERVAVGAATPCFHCAPCQRGFSSQCQGMLGAYRFTAQRDGNMAEYFLVNDAAANLARIPHDLPDEAAVYATDMLSTGFSGAENAQLRLGESVAIFAQGPIGLSATIGCRLLGAGLIIAVEGRPHRQELARRFGADLIVDPGSGDPVSRILELTGGTGVDAAIEALGSPATFEAAIRVAKPGGRISNIGYHGESPEPLQIPLDAFGLGMSDKKILTSLCPGGSDRLDRIFTLMRSGRVDPTPMTTHEFGFDGVERAFSLMNTKGDGIIKALIRFA; from the coding sequence ATGCAGGCGTTTGCATTTCTCGGTTTAGGTAAGGTGGGCGTCATCGAGAAGCCCATACCGAAACCCGGTCCGACTGACGCGGTCGTGCGGACAACATCGGCGCTCATCTGCACGTCTGATGTACACACCGTCAGGGGTGGCCTTCCCGTCCCCGAGGGTCGCAGTCTCGGCCACGAGTCGGTCGGCGTGATCCACGAACTGGGATCCGCCATCACCGGATTTGACGTTGGAGAACGCGTTGCGGTCGGAGCCGCCACGCCGTGCTTTCACTGCGCCCCCTGTCAGCGGGGATTCAGTTCCCAGTGCCAGGGAATGCTCGGCGCATACAGATTCACCGCTCAACGCGACGGCAACATGGCCGAGTACTTTCTCGTCAACGACGCGGCTGCCAACCTCGCTCGAATTCCGCACGACCTGCCCGACGAGGCAGCTGTCTATGCTACCGACATGCTGTCCACAGGATTCAGCGGTGCGGAAAACGCGCAGCTCCGGCTTGGCGAGTCCGTCGCGATCTTTGCCCAAGGTCCGATTGGACTCTCCGCCACCATCGGGTGCAGACTGCTCGGCGCTGGATTGATCATCGCCGTGGAAGGACGGCCCCATCGGCAGGAACTAGCCCGCCGATTCGGGGCGGACCTGATCGTTGATCCGGGGTCGGGTGATCCCGTGAGCCGCATTCTCGAGCTCACAGGTGGTACCGGAGTGGACGCCGCGATCGAAGCGCTCGGTTCCCCGGCGACATTCGAGGCCGCCATCCGGGTGGCCAAGCCCGGCGGCCGGATCTCGAACATCGGGTACCACGGAGAGAGTCCGGAACCGCTGCAAATCCCACTGGACGCGTTCGGCCTGGGCATGTCGGACAAGAAGATCCTGACGTCGCTCTGCCCAGGCGGAAGCGATCGGCTCGACCGCATCTTCACGCTGATGCGCTCCGGCCGGGTGGACCCAACGCCGATGACGACCCATGAGTTCGGGTTCGACGGCGTCGAACGTGCGTTCAGTCTGATGAACACGAAGGGGGACGGCATCATCAAGGCCCTCATCCGTTTCGCCTAG
- a CDS encoding hydantoinase/oxoprolinase family protein: MGILVNIDNGGTFTDVCVTDGERVVHAKTPTTPHDLTQCFVDGLRAVSDRLYGEEDTTRLLRETEYLRYSTTSGTNAVVERKGAPVGLLVDSGAEGNVYGIVNVVDASLWQALVPHAPVGIAVGADGSVGLGEFTTAINELLATSASRIVIALRSAEAERAIKNLLLERYPRHLLGAVPFTLSHELVHDVDDARRVLTAVLNSYLHPGMEHFLYGAEKACKSNGLARPLLIFRNDGDSARVAKTTALKTWGSGPRGGLEGSVAYASLYGADVLVGMDVGGTTTDVSVVVDKALTVHAHGRVGSAQTSLPIPDLSSVGLGGSSVVAIVDGGIQIGPRSVGAAPGPACFARGGTYATLTDALLLVGALDPDNYLGGDLKLDLARAERALLTHVGEPLSLSAHAAALAVLRAFEEQVGAAVRTMIGSAGRDLSEATLLAFGGAGPVLASGIARAAGITRVIVPHLSAVFSAFGIGFSGLAHEYSVPMPGTGADVGAARDDLLTRARRDMFGEGVSIDECTFETRDRFISDGVLRDEKWVNGSSPDTVGDKADRLVVRASRPLPTFELAADQHGTAQLATADGLCSIRLADGDQQQVPVYRPENLKPGQEAQGPALVAGDYLTCLVEPGWNFRVSSNSDLVLEAQR, encoded by the coding sequence ATGGGAATCCTTGTCAATATCGACAACGGTGGCACGTTCACCGACGTATGTGTAACGGACGGTGAACGTGTCGTTCATGCGAAGACTCCGACGACGCCGCACGACTTAACGCAGTGTTTTGTCGATGGGCTTCGGGCTGTGTCCGACCGTCTGTACGGCGAGGAGGACACCACGCGCCTCTTGCGCGAGACGGAATACCTTCGTTACTCGACGACGTCGGGCACGAACGCCGTGGTCGAGCGGAAGGGCGCTCCGGTCGGATTACTGGTCGACAGCGGCGCGGAGGGGAATGTCTATGGAATTGTAAACGTGGTCGACGCCTCACTGTGGCAGGCCCTGGTGCCGCACGCCCCGGTCGGGATCGCGGTCGGTGCCGATGGGTCGGTGGGCCTGGGCGAATTCACGACCGCGATCAATGAGCTGTTGGCGACGAGCGCCTCGAGGATCGTGATCGCCCTGCGGAGCGCCGAGGCGGAGCGGGCCATCAAGAACCTGTTGTTGGAGCGGTACCCGAGGCACCTGCTGGGCGCGGTTCCGTTCACCCTGTCACACGAGCTTGTGCACGACGTCGACGACGCGAGGCGCGTCCTGACCGCGGTGCTGAACTCGTACCTGCATCCGGGGATGGAGCACTTCCTGTATGGGGCGGAGAAGGCGTGCAAGTCCAACGGGCTGGCACGGCCGCTACTGATCTTCCGTAACGATGGGGACTCGGCCCGGGTCGCCAAGACGACCGCGTTGAAGACGTGGGGTTCCGGGCCGCGTGGTGGCCTGGAAGGCAGCGTCGCCTACGCCTCGCTCTACGGTGCGGACGTGCTTGTCGGGATGGATGTCGGGGGGACCACCACGGACGTGTCGGTCGTGGTGGACAAGGCCCTGACGGTGCACGCGCACGGCCGAGTCGGATCGGCGCAGACCTCGTTGCCCATTCCGGACCTGAGCAGTGTCGGGCTGGGTGGCAGCTCGGTGGTCGCGATCGTCGACGGTGGGATCCAGATCGGCCCGCGCAGCGTCGGGGCCGCGCCCGGCCCGGCGTGCTTCGCTCGTGGCGGCACCTACGCGACCCTGACCGACGCATTGCTGCTCGTGGGCGCGCTGGACCCGGACAACTACCTGGGCGGGGATCTGAAGCTGGACCTGGCCCGCGCGGAGCGAGCACTGCTGACCCACGTCGGGGAGCCGCTGTCGTTGTCTGCCCACGCCGCGGCGCTCGCGGTGCTGCGGGCGTTCGAGGAGCAGGTAGGCGCCGCAGTGAGGACAATGATCGGTTCGGCGGGCCGAGACCTTTCGGAAGCCACGCTGCTGGCCTTCGGTGGCGCGGGCCCCGTGCTGGCGTCCGGAATCGCCAGGGCAGCCGGGATCACGCGGGTGATCGTGCCGCATCTGTCGGCTGTGTTCAGTGCCTTCGGCATCGGCTTCAGCGGGCTGGCGCACGAGTACAGCGTCCCGATGCCGGGCACCGGCGCCGACGTGGGCGCGGCACGGGACGACCTGCTGACCCGGGCGCGGCGTGACATGTTCGGCGAAGGCGTCTCCATCGACGAATGCACATTCGAGACCCGCGACCGATTCATTTCCGACGGCGTGTTGCGGGACGAGAAGTGGGTCAACGGATCATCTCCTGACACGGTCGGAGACAAGGCCGACCGGCTGGTGGTACGGGCCTCGCGTCCGCTGCCGACCTTCGAGCTCGCGGCCGACCAGCATGGCACTGCACAGCTGGCGACCGCCGACGGATTGTGCAGCATCCGCCTCGCCGACGGCGACCAGCAGCAGGTGCCGGTCTATCGTCCGGAGAACCTGAAGCCGGGGCAGGAGGCCCAAGGCCCTGCGCTCGTCGCGGGCGACTACCTGACCTGTCTGGTCGAGCCTGGGTGGAATTTCCGAGTGAGCAGCAATTCCGACCTGGTCCTGGAGGCCCAGCGATGA
- a CDS encoding AMP-binding protein, with the protein MRVIDFFDRGAQHNGDRLFIVSDEGNVTYAEADRHSRRLAAGLYARGFSPGDGVGVLAPNVGEALLGMLGLWRAGGVWAPLNHLNALSATIDFMNEVKLQWLLLHSLFAAEVNEIRAHVPTLKYIICLDKPFDGAESMADVLAAGDGVDIPDWSDPFGAPTAVCATWPTGGTTGRSKAVVWTNDVFASLIELCTRHWPVCEHPVNLMVAPITHAAGVMAVILAAQGTTVVIRPGFDAEDALDRIERDGVTHVFLPPTAYYRMLEGQKARPRDTSKLKMLLIAAAPVSPDKFSEGVTAFGPCVAQCWGQAEAPMLLTYLSPEQVAAAVAGDHSERLASCGHPTFSCQVEVMDEQGSLLPRGERGELVVRGRLVTSGYFNRPDDTAAIRTFGWHHTGDVGYLDEDDFVYIVDRKKEMIITGGFNVFPAEVESAVLALPEVRECAVIGIPDENWGEAVCALVVPVEPGWADADHIISASKAALGSVKAPKVVHFVDSLPATPVGKIDKKVLRARYWKGRTRSVN; encoded by the coding sequence ATGCGGGTCATCGACTTCTTCGACAGGGGCGCGCAGCACAACGGCGACCGTCTCTTCATCGTCTCCGACGAGGGCAACGTGACCTATGCCGAGGCTGATCGGCATTCGCGGCGGCTCGCCGCCGGGCTGTACGCGCGGGGCTTCTCTCCAGGCGACGGGGTCGGCGTGCTGGCCCCGAACGTCGGCGAGGCCTTACTGGGGATGCTCGGCCTCTGGCGGGCCGGCGGCGTCTGGGCACCGCTCAACCACCTCAACGCGCTGAGCGCGACGATCGACTTCATGAATGAGGTGAAGTTGCAGTGGCTGCTGCTGCATTCACTCTTCGCCGCCGAAGTGAACGAGATCCGCGCGCACGTGCCCACCCTCAAGTACATCATCTGCCTTGACAAGCCGTTCGACGGCGCCGAGTCGATGGCCGACGTCCTCGCCGCCGGCGACGGCGTGGACATACCGGACTGGAGCGACCCGTTCGGCGCACCGACCGCGGTGTGCGCTACCTGGCCCACGGGCGGGACGACGGGCAGGTCCAAGGCAGTCGTCTGGACCAACGACGTGTTCGCGAGCCTCATCGAACTGTGCACGCGGCATTGGCCGGTGTGTGAGCACCCGGTGAACCTTATGGTGGCGCCGATCACGCACGCGGCCGGCGTCATGGCGGTCATCCTGGCGGCCCAGGGCACAACGGTGGTCATCCGCCCAGGTTTCGATGCGGAGGACGCCCTGGACCGCATCGAGCGTGACGGCGTCACGCACGTGTTTCTTCCGCCGACGGCGTACTACCGCATGCTGGAGGGTCAGAAGGCGCGACCCCGCGACACCTCTAAGCTGAAGATGCTGCTGATCGCCGCCGCGCCGGTCTCGCCGGACAAGTTCAGCGAAGGCGTCACGGCGTTCGGTCCGTGCGTCGCGCAGTGCTGGGGGCAGGCCGAGGCGCCGATGCTGCTCACCTACCTCTCGCCTGAGCAGGTCGCCGCCGCCGTCGCGGGCGACCACTCGGAGCGGCTCGCGTCGTGCGGGCATCCGACGTTCTCCTGTCAGGTGGAGGTGATGGATGAGCAGGGCAGCCTTCTGCCGCGCGGCGAGCGGGGTGAGCTGGTAGTCCGTGGCCGCCTGGTCACGTCCGGCTACTTCAATCGTCCGGATGACACTGCGGCGATCCGAACGTTCGGCTGGCACCACACCGGCGACGTCGGCTACCTCGACGAGGACGACTTCGTCTACATCGTCGACCGTAAAAAGGAAATGATTATCACCGGCGGGTTCAACGTCTTTCCCGCAGAGGTGGAGTCGGCCGTTCTGGCACTGCCCGAGGTCCGTGAATGCGCCGTCATCGGCATTCCGGATGAGAACTGGGGCGAGGCGGTATGTGCGTTGGTGGTCCCGGTCGAACCGGGGTGGGCCGACGCCGACCACATCATCTCGGCGAGCAAGGCTGCGCTCGGCTCAGTAAAAGCGCCAAAGGTCGTACACTTTGTCGACTCGCTCCCGGCGACGCCGGTCGGAAAGATCGACAAGAAGGTCCTTCGCGCGAGGTACTGGAAGGGCAGGACGAGGTCTGTCAACTAA
- a CDS encoding GPR1/FUN34/YaaH family transporter — translation MTSDSPTVSTRSRASSNEAGELPTTPAAEPVRGNPSAIGIPSFIAGAVGLGLVDTGWIEPAATGAAIPVIMTATSLGLLIAAVWAAALGQSAPASLFAVFSGFFGSYGAFVLGLGHNWYNIPADQVTKTTELWLISWLVTVILLTVALLRLPSSFALLLGLVDVALLFLLLGTINASTALTHAGGYVVFAVVAVATYLYVGILFAETGAKGFPLGRPIISG, via the coding sequence ATGACCAGCGACAGTCCCACCGTTTCCACCCGTTCGCGTGCATCATCGAACGAGGCTGGAGAGTTACCCACCACACCGGCCGCCGAACCGGTGCGCGGCAACCCGAGCGCGATCGGCATCCCCAGCTTCATCGCCGGGGCCGTCGGACTCGGGCTGGTCGACACCGGCTGGATCGAGCCCGCCGCGACCGGCGCCGCCATCCCCGTCATCATGACCGCGACCTCCCTCGGCCTCCTGATCGCCGCGGTCTGGGCGGCCGCCCTCGGGCAGAGCGCCCCAGCCAGCCTGTTCGCTGTGTTCAGCGGCTTCTTCGGCAGTTACGGCGCATTCGTCCTCGGTCTCGGCCACAACTGGTACAACATCCCGGCCGACCAGGTGACCAAAACCACCGAGCTGTGGCTGATCTCCTGGCTGGTCACCGTCATCCTGCTCACCGTTGCCCTCCTGCGGCTGCCCAGCAGTTTTGCCCTGCTGCTCGGGCTCGTCGACGTCGCGCTGCTGTTCCTGCTGCTCGGCACCATCAACGCCAGTACCGCGCTGACCCACGCCGGCGGCTACGTCGTGTTCGCTGTCGTCGCCGTGGCGACCTATCTGTACGTCGGCATATTGTTCGCCGAGACCGGCGCGAAAGGGTTCCCGCTCGGCAGGCCGATCATCTCCGGATAG
- a CDS encoding hydantoinase/oxoprolinase family protein has protein sequence MRQVSVDIGGTFTDCFLVYDDAYVEAKALTTHHNLASGFMEALAQACTQIELDVQTVLSTVDAVRYATTLGTNALIERTGPAVGIITTAGFEWSVPLMRARGYGDGLTEAAQVDLPGADRPVPLVPVTRIAGVQERIDYAGTVVLPVDEDDVRRQVRRLVDQGAQAFVVALTNAVVNPAHEKEVERIVLDEYPTHLLGAIPIVLSHRVSGRKGEYTRTMSSVIDAYLHDQMYHGLGSLEVELRRNGYTKPMLLVHNSGGMAQLNSTSSLQTIHSGPVAGLEATNYLSGTYNQPNIIATDMGGTSFDIGLVTSDGVKFYDFNPVIDRWLVSTPMTYLHTLGAGGGSIARYDRLWDAIEVGPASAGSDPGPACYGRGGRLPTTTDANLVLGYLDADNYAGGTIKLSLRRAQRAIEEHISKPSGLSLIEAAKAIKRKVDTNMAAAIFKEVAVKGYNPKNFVALSYGGGGPLHACGYANELGIQNVLVPPFSSVFSALGAGNMNQLHIHEHSLYLMIYDATTRQMLGDYRVFNENVAELAAKGRDDLLRQGADPADIRSRVEVDMRYGNQLAQIGVVCPFEQLTSNRDVIELLDLFSNLYAHRYGEGSQAPEAGVRINVIRVVSYVDHEKFDLQPTHADAQPAPSPTRWRECYYPGIDGAVKTAVYDVSGLEEGHVVEGPALVETPRTTYLAEPGWQLTVGRTGSAVLTKAI, from the coding sequence ATGCGGCAAGTAAGCGTTGACATCGGCGGGACGTTCACCGACTGCTTTCTCGTCTACGATGACGCCTACGTCGAGGCGAAGGCGCTGACCACGCACCACAACCTTGCCTCCGGGTTCATGGAGGCGCTCGCGCAGGCGTGCACGCAGATCGAGCTGGACGTGCAGACGGTGCTCTCGACCGTCGACGCGGTGCGCTACGCCACCACGCTGGGGACGAACGCGCTAATCGAACGCACCGGGCCGGCCGTCGGCATCATCACCACCGCCGGCTTCGAGTGGAGCGTGCCGCTGATGCGGGCCCGTGGCTACGGCGACGGGCTGACCGAGGCGGCCCAGGTTGACCTGCCGGGAGCGGATCGGCCGGTCCCGCTGGTTCCGGTGACCCGCATCGCGGGCGTGCAGGAACGGATCGACTACGCCGGCACGGTGGTGCTGCCGGTCGACGAGGACGACGTTCGCCGCCAGGTGCGGCGGCTAGTGGACCAGGGCGCGCAGGCGTTCGTGGTCGCGCTGACCAACGCGGTGGTCAACCCCGCCCACGAGAAGGAAGTTGAGCGCATCGTCCTCGACGAGTATCCCACCCACCTGCTGGGTGCGATCCCGATCGTGCTGTCGCACCGGGTCAGCGGCCGCAAGGGCGAGTACACCCGCACCATGTCGTCAGTCATCGACGCCTACCTGCACGACCAGATGTACCACGGTCTGGGGTCGCTGGAGGTCGAACTGCGGCGTAACGGCTACACCAAGCCGATGCTGCTGGTGCACAACTCCGGGGGAATGGCGCAGCTGAACTCGACCTCCTCCCTGCAGACCATCCACTCCGGTCCCGTTGCCGGGCTGGAGGCCACCAACTACCTGTCGGGCACCTACAACCAGCCCAACATCATCGCCACCGACATGGGCGGCACCAGCTTCGACATCGGGCTGGTGACCTCCGACGGGGTGAAGTTCTACGACTTCAACCCGGTCATCGACCGCTGGCTCGTGTCGACTCCGATGACCTACCTGCACACCCTCGGCGCCGGCGGCGGCTCCATCGCCCGCTACGACCGCCTATGGGATGCCATCGAGGTGGGCCCGGCGAGCGCTGGTTCCGACCCCGGGCCGGCCTGCTACGGCCGCGGCGGGCGGTTGCCGACCACGACGGACGCCAACCTTGTGCTGGGCTACCTCGACGCGGACAATTACGCGGGTGGCACGATCAAGCTCAGCCTGCGCAGGGCGCAGCGGGCCATCGAGGAGCACATCTCCAAGCCGTCGGGGCTGAGCCTGATCGAGGCGGCGAAGGCCATCAAGCGCAAGGTCGACACGAACATGGCCGCGGCGATCTTCAAGGAGGTCGCGGTCAAGGGCTACAACCCGAAGAACTTCGTGGCACTCAGCTACGGCGGCGGCGGTCCGCTGCACGCCTGTGGCTACGCGAACGAACTGGGCATCCAGAACGTGCTGGTCCCACCGTTCAGCTCGGTGTTCTCCGCGCTGGGTGCGGGCAACATGAACCAGTTGCACATCCATGAGCATTCGCTGTATCTGATGATCTACGACGCCACCACACGGCAGATGCTGGGCGACTACCGGGTCTTCAACGAGAACGTGGCGGAACTCGCCGCGAAGGGCCGGGACGACCTACTTCGCCAAGGAGCCGACCCCGCCGACATCCGTTCGCGGGTCGAGGTAGACATGCGCTACGGCAACCAGCTCGCCCAGATCGGTGTGGTCTGCCCATTCGAGCAGCTCACCTCGAACCGGGACGTAATCGAGCTGCTGGACCTGTTCAGCAACCTCTATGCTCACCGGTACGGCGAGGGTAGCCAGGCTCCCGAGGCCGGAGTGCGGATCAACGTCATCCGTGTGGTGAGCTACGTCGATCACGAAAAGTTCGACTTGCAGCCCACCCACGCCGACGCTCAACCAGCGCCGAGCCCCACCCGGTGGCGAGAGTGCTACTACCCGGGCATCGACGGAGCGGTGAAGACCGCCGTCTACGACGTCTCCGGCCTCGAGGAGGGCCATGTCGTGGAGGGCCCCGCCCTGGTGGAGACCCCGCGTACGACCTACCTCGCCGAACCCGGATGGCAGCTGACAGTGGGACGCACCGGCTCCGCAGTGCTCACCAAGGCGATCTGA
- a CDS encoding hydantoinase B/oxoprolinase family protein: MSQSDSADDKSLVEKFLEENVLFLGPDPEIMNNHHLAPESPRETEALARFTDPESINLVRHKLQTACNESFDMVEQMGAAPGAKAGDLISGVWTASGDLALSSVGGVLVFSVLTQHPVKFILKYWVDEPTVGIHEGDIFMHNDARYGNVHNTDQSIVIPVFHDGQLICFTGAIVHEGENGATEPGGMPSAAESPFDEGLKMSPIKVGENYTFRRDLMTFLQNSVREPKLQLEGMKAKLFASVRMKDRILDAIAEYGVDAVVATLRRTLTDTADEVRRRLRTWPEGTVRQNVFPDGTLRENCLVKIRLEMTKKDDELILDFRGSSPEFLNRANNTILSSMKGMLAQEFMTFVWPDLPRNQAVFEPMKVITDPGSALDCSAQAPNAQSMMTFFPSFTAAQLAVPKFLFSAGERSTDVIAGWYNMIVTFIYGGVTQHGELVGNLCADLNGMGGAARANRDGEHAVAPIFAPMADIGEQELSEEEVPFLKLVPNRVMRDNQGFGKFRGGQGYQQIATVKDSAMWGFMVCSIGSKFPSTHGIFGGYGPGTFPLCKIKNVDIFKVMDNHRELLRYAIEELMNDRPFPEATYSTHHMGLQFELADRGELYMITQGAGGGYGDVLERDPEAVAADYRDGLVSLDTVRDIYHVVLNPDTAAVAAEATSAARNAERAARLNRAKPYAEFVKEWETEVPPADVPFFGSWGDPRVLFRGTPEDTCPAEAIVPVMMPNPKDVRIAQLEARLAQLQG; encoded by the coding sequence ATGAGCCAATCCGATAGCGCCGACGACAAGTCGCTCGTTGAGAAGTTCCTTGAGGAAAATGTCCTGTTCCTCGGACCCGATCCTGAGATCATGAACAACCATCATCTCGCCCCGGAGTCACCCCGCGAGACAGAGGCCCTGGCCCGTTTCACCGACCCCGAATCGATCAACCTGGTGCGGCACAAGCTGCAGACCGCATGTAACGAGTCGTTCGACATGGTCGAGCAGATGGGCGCGGCACCGGGAGCGAAGGCTGGCGACCTGATCTCCGGAGTGTGGACCGCATCCGGTGATCTGGCGCTGTCCAGCGTGGGCGGTGTCCTGGTGTTCTCAGTACTGACCCAGCATCCGGTGAAGTTCATTCTCAAGTACTGGGTGGACGAGCCGACGGTCGGGATCCACGAGGGCGACATCTTCATGCACAACGACGCCCGCTACGGCAACGTCCACAATACCGATCAGAGTATCGTCATCCCAGTCTTCCACGACGGCCAGTTGATCTGCTTCACCGGCGCGATTGTCCACGAGGGCGAGAACGGCGCGACCGAACCCGGTGGTATGCCCTCGGCGGCGGAGTCCCCGTTCGACGAGGGCCTGAAGATGTCGCCGATCAAGGTGGGCGAGAACTACACGTTCCGGCGCGACCTCATGACCTTCCTACAGAACTCGGTGCGCGAGCCGAAGCTGCAACTGGAGGGCATGAAGGCCAAGCTGTTCGCGTCGGTGCGGATGAAGGACCGCATCCTGGACGCGATCGCCGAGTACGGCGTCGACGCGGTGGTCGCCACGTTGCGTCGCACCCTGACCGACACCGCCGACGAGGTCCGCCGCCGGCTGCGGACGTGGCCCGAGGGCACTGTGCGGCAGAACGTCTTCCCGGACGGGACGCTGCGGGAGAACTGCCTGGTCAAGATCAGGCTGGAGATGACCAAGAAAGACGACGAACTGATCCTCGACTTCCGGGGTTCCTCCCCAGAGTTCTTGAACCGGGCCAACAACACGATCCTTTCATCGATGAAGGGAATGTTGGCCCAGGAGTTCATGACCTTCGTGTGGCCGGACCTGCCGCGGAACCAGGCCGTGTTCGAACCGATGAAGGTCATCACCGACCCGGGCTCGGCGCTGGACTGCTCGGCGCAGGCGCCGAACGCGCAGAGCATGATGACGTTCTTCCCGAGTTTCACCGCGGCGCAGCTGGCGGTACCGAAGTTTCTTTTCAGCGCGGGCGAGCGGTCAACCGACGTCATCGCCGGCTGGTACAACATGATCGTCACCTTCATCTACGGCGGCGTCACACAGCACGGCGAATTGGTGGGCAACCTGTGCGCCGACCTCAACGGAATGGGCGGAGCAGCGCGGGCCAACCGGGACGGTGAGCACGCGGTTGCCCCGATCTTTGCCCCCATGGCCGACATCGGCGAGCAGGAGCTCTCCGAGGAGGAGGTCCCGTTTCTCAAGCTCGTGCCCAACAGGGTCATGCGGGACAACCAGGGTTTCGGCAAGTTCCGCGGTGGCCAGGGATACCAGCAGATCGCCACCGTCAAGGACAGCGCCATGTGGGGCTTCATGGTATGCAGCATCGGCTCGAAGTTCCCGAGCACGCACGGCATCTTCGGCGGCTACGGCCCAGGCACGTTCCCGCTGTGTAAGATCAAGAACGTCGACATCTTCAAGGTGATGGACAACCATCGCGAGCTGCTGCGCTACGCCATTGAAGAACTCATGAACGACCGTCCGTTTCCCGAGGCGACCTACTCGACGCACCACATGGGCCTGCAGTTCGAACTCGCTGACCGCGGCGAACTGTACATGATCACCCAGGGTGCCGGCGGCGGCTACGGCGACGTGCTCGAACGCGACCCTGAGGCGGTCGCCGCCGACTACCGCGACGGCCTAGTGTCCCTCGACACCGTGCGCGACATTTACCACGTGGTGCTCAACCCGGATACCGCCGCGGTCGCCGCCGAGGCCACCTCGGCGGCCAGGAACGCCGAGAGGGCCGCTCGGCTGAATCGGGCCAAGCCGTATGCGGAGTTCGTCAAGGAGTGGGAGACCGAGGTGCCCCCGGCCGACGTGCCGTTCTTCGGCTCCTGGGGCGACCCCCGCGTGCTCTTCCGCGGCACCCCCGAGGACACCTGCCCCGCCGAGGCGATCGTGCCGGTCATGATGCCCAATCCGAAGGATGTGCGGATCGCGCAGTTGGAGGCCAGGCTCGCGCAGCTGCAGGGCTGA
- a CDS encoding acetone carboxylase subunit gamma yields the protein MSDQQFLVNITEYLAIDLVAERWMCRVCGHDIANARENYKTGLLVYNRDPREIHRPILDDSYEFTYGPDPAWCRIVEFYCPGCATLVENEYLPPGHPLTHDIELDIDSLKRRHLSAVEG from the coding sequence ATGAGCGACCAGCAGTTCTTGGTGAATATCACCGAGTATCTCGCGATCGATCTGGTGGCCGAGCGATGGATGTGCCGGGTGTGCGGCCACGACATTGCGAACGCCCGCGAGAACTACAAGACCGGGCTGCTGGTCTACAACCGTGATCCCCGGGAGATTCACCGGCCGATTCTTGACGACAGCTATGAGTTCACCTATGGTCCAGACCCGGCCTGGTGTCGAATCGTCGAATTCTATTGCCCGGGCTGCGCAACGCTGGTGGAGAACGAATACCTGCCACCTGGCCATCCACTGACGCACGACATCGAACTAGACATCGACTCGCTGAAGCGCCGTCACCTGAGCGCAGTGGAGGGCTAG